Sequence from the Primulina huaijiensis isolate GDHJ02 chromosome 16, ASM1229523v2, whole genome shotgun sequence genome:
gattttgaattgaagtagaaacaataaattaaaagcCTCACATTGCAACAGATTACTGATGTTTCTAATGTTCCTATTCATACCTGACATTGAAAAATAAGTTAATTAAGGTTTTTTAAATgtcttcatatttttttttcatatgaaatttcaaagtttGACTCCTACAAAAAAGTACAAAACGAAGACAAGGTGGAGCTTGAAACTTGAAAGTTACTTCATAATGcttgaaaaattttaatcataatgTTTCAAGGttttctaaataattttttcttatgtagattaattaatagtttagacaattattatattaggtttttaaattcaaatatttaaacccataaaaaataattatcaaatttagactattttttttcattatgtgtttaaaataaaatattattatcgtgatgtgttttgaatttttttatttaattatttagttaaaaataaaagaataatgtGTTAATTtgtatagtaaaaaaaaatcgagttgGTCGGATTGTTTCGGTTTCGGAGTTAGAGTTTTGGGTTGTTTAGGGTTCAAGTTgggaatttttttgtaattcccTTGCTTCAACCCAATCCGAAACCACCCGAATTGACAACCCTAATTAGGACCATCGGAACGGCCATTCAAAAATGCAATATGGGAAGAAAAATGAAGCTATAGACAACCGATGTAAAAAGAGCAGCCATACCGTAAGATTTCTTATCAGCTCGTATGTGACATCCTTCGATTGGTATGATTTTGGATTCCACTTCATTTCTGACCAATCGACATGTGTTACGGACCAATTGGAAATTCCAGATGGATCAATCATCTGAAAGAAAACAATCGGATTTATTAAAAAGAGGGAGTGCTGTACGcatcttaaaaaaaatgtaaggtCTATCAGTTCTCACGTGGAAAAAAGTAGGCAAATAGTGTTCATCGGAATAGCAGTTGCGACCATCCATTCCCGGCTGTTGAATAAACGGAAACAGATGGGCAGTAGGGTTAAGTGAAATGAGACAGCATCCTAAATTTTGACAGAATTTCTCAAAATACAGAGCAATTTCCTCTAATCAAGATCCAGGTAAAATGACCAGGGGTTAAAACTTACATAACCAAATTGAGCTCAAACGTTTCTAGAGCAATTCTAAAATATTACCCAACAAAAGCATAGGCAACATGCATTTATCCCTAGGGTAGCACTAAACAACAAGATATCCACCAACAAATATTACATATACATCTCCTTTGAAACAACAACAAAGCGAGCAACAATGCGAAATATTACTTGGgagaaaaaaaataaggaaaaaaggTTGTCCATTAACTGACAGAAAAGTAAACTCCATATCAGCCTGAGTTAAACTAAACATCCTCCACAGGGTTCATGGGATAAATTATTTGGTTAGAAATCGATAAATCAACTCAGTCCGTACGAAAACACAAACATGGAGATTGAGATATAGAAATTCAAAAATATCCGGCGAAGTTTCTATTCAAACAGGAGTAGAACAAACAGATGGAAACCCATAAGGTCATTTAATTGGGAACCATAGAATCTGCCGGTTAGTGTAATTGCCTTCCTCAATTAATAACTAAATGTCGTGTTTGACATCTGAATAAATCATTAATAGATCAGAGAATAAACCAATGAagttataaataaaaaacttcGAACTACGGAGAAACAAAGTAAAGTTGAAATTTAGATTAAATAGATTCACCCTGCAATAATCCCTGAATTTTGTATGATAAAGACTGTCAGCCATGATTATTAGAGCATGCTTCCGCTTTATTGTGAACCACTGCATTGTGTAGCACCAAAAGCATATCACCAcaacaattttttaagaaaatttaaaatggaGCAGGCTGCAATCAGATTAATTTTAATACAAACACCTGTGCACCCTTTCGAAAGTATTTCTTCTCGACTTCAGGTAACATATGTTCCGAATACCGACCACTTCCATGTGGACCAGGATCCTCAAAGCTGCAGAAAATAGGATTAACGCCtgacattaaaaaatatatttaacaaaagaaaattattttgaataatatgctTCGTAGGTTTATAATTTTGTAAAGCTTCTACTCGGAAATCTATAGATTCATACAAAGCTTGGTGTTGACTATTTCCTGAAATAAACCCACACACTGAGGAACTAGTCTCTGAATCTGAGATGCTTTTCACAAAAGGAAGACAATAGTACAGGAGACTTACCAATCCACAAAGCTAGTATTTGTGTACATGAGATAATTGTACACATAATCAAAATCGCGAAGAGGTATGCAGCTGCAGTCCGTGAAATTATTTAGTTAGTACATGACTATTTATATGAGTTAACCAAGTAAATGAAAAACTAAAAACTTATAAGGGATTTATAAAGTCACAACCTGTCGGAAAGTAGAATGAATAGTTGGTTGTCTGGATCTTTAAGTGCATTTGCTAAAAGCCTCCTTTCTGCATCAACCATTGAAATTCTCCCCCATATTACCTGCAAGAACATAAAATGCATATGTTAATCATGGTCTGTTACAGTAAAAAATTTCATTGTACAGGCCAAACAGATGTACAAACCTTATCGCTACGAATTTCGCGATTGATAAAATAACGAGTAAAATGCACATGTTTATCCTTGGATGCATGCACGTATACAGAGAATCTACCTTCATGGCCCTGACAAATGAAGCAATACTTAAGGGGAGAACAGAAATCCTTCATATACCAAAAATTATACTATTCAAATGCATGCAAATGAAGCAATACTTACGGGGAGAACAGAAATCCTTCatataccaaaaattataatattcaaatgcatgcaaaaaatcacaaaatatgtttgaatttaaataatGTGAGATTTGAACTTTGAATGATACCCTACCACAACATAAGCTTTCGTAAATAAGTGGAACAGTTTGGCTATGCTAGTATGTTTTTGCCAAAAAAGATATCCCATGAAAGCACAAGTCTAAAGGATCAGAGTATAGATTGATAATAAAAACATGATCCTGTGACAGTTGGCAAAACCTTTCATTAATATGGCTCCTTTTATAGTAGAGTTAGGGGTTCAGAGCGATGCTACAATTGGTTTGAATCCATGACCTTTCCCTTTCAATGGAGAGACAACCCGGTGGTTGTCGAAGAACACGAGGCTTTTACAGTTACAAGCATAAATAGCTTTTAAAGGAGCTACTTAAATAAAGCAAGAAATGGTAGAACAAAGACTTGTGCGCTGTCGTGCTGTCTCAATATTTGTTGAACGTTTAATACTACTGTAATTAAATGTACCTCAAACATATACACACTCGTAAACAAGATTGCAGAAACACTTCAATAAAAAATATGGCAAAACACTATTATGCAAAAATAGAACATGTAAATCTTGTAAAGTACAAAATTAATTGAATGCTGAAATTCATCTTTTAGACATTTTGTATTACCTGGAAAAATTTGTCCCACAGCTTCTCAAAAGGTAAAGCACCCGGTGTCAAAAACAAGAAGGAAATTTTGGGATTAGCTGACATATTAGAGGCCATATTTAGAATATCTCTAATAACAACTTGAGAAGCAATTTCATCATCGGTGAGTTCTCTAGCAGGCGCAGGTGGAAGCCAACTTTGTAGTGCCTTGCAACCGTGAGATGAGAATATATAACACGCTGAAAAACTCTGGGGTGGATACACATAAGTGCAAACTAAGAACAAACTGACTAAGGAGATCAAAATGATTATCCATTTTGGCTTCTTTAAGTGACCACGCTGTCGAGGTGCATACAATATCGGCAGGTCTTTCATTACTCCCAAATGCCAGCTGACTTCCTCTAGCAAGGTTGGATCACAACTTGTTGCTTGCAAATGTTTTGATCTCTTCTCGACTATTTGCCTCGAAGTCCACACCTCTGTATCAGTAATCTCTCTCTAATGGAAAACCCAAACGACAGGATCTAGCATGTTTCTGGCCTACAAAGCAGACAGGTGTGCGTTGATTCTTGTCAGCAGTAAACTATGGAATCCCCCTTTGATCCCTAATCTTTCTACCTGATTAAAACCCCAAACGACAGGATCTAGCTTGCATTTGAAGCGGCAGAGCCAACAAGTGTGCACAGATTCTCACCGGCTGCAAGAAGATCAAATAGCTCACTTAATAGACAAATTTGGAAAAACACCTAGAATTGAGAATTGAgtataaatataaaacaaaaatatgatatgttattggaaaagaaaaatgaagcaCGACGAGAGGCAGGCTAAGTCAGCCATGGCAATAAAAATTAACATCCGTTAAATTATGTATCTACTCATTACCTCGAAAATTCATGCAAGAAAACGAGAGCCCAAAT
This genomic interval carries:
- the LOC140961363 gene encoding glycosyltransferase BC10-like isoform X1; the encoded protein is MKDLPILYAPRQRGHLKKPKWIIILISLVSLFLVCTYVYPPQSFSACYIFSSHGCKALQSWLPPAPARELTDDEIASQVVIRDILNMASNMSANPKISFLFLTPGALPFEKLWDKFFQGHEGRFSVYVHASKDKHVHFTRYFINREIRSDKVIWGRISMVDAERRLLANALKDPDNQLFILLSDSCIPLRDFDYVYNYLMYTNTSFVDCFEDPGPHGSGRYSEHMLPEVEKKYFRKGAQWFTIKRKHALIIMADSLYHTKFRDYCRPGMDGRNCYSDEHYLPTFFHMIDPSGISNWSVTHVDWSEMKWNPKSYQSKDVTYELIRNLTSIVDSVHVTSDSKREIQIQPCMWNGRQRPCYLFARKFLPETLEKLLELFPKYTSI
- the LOC140961363 gene encoding glycosyltransferase BC10-like isoform X2 is translated as MKDLPILYAPRQRGHLKKPKWIIILISLVSLFLVCTYVYPPQSFSACYIFSSHGCKALQSWLPPAPARELTDDEIASQVVIRDILNMASNMSANPKISFLFLTPGALPFEKLWDKFFQVIWGRISMVDAERRLLANALKDPDNQLFILLSDSCIPLRDFDYVYNYLMYTNTSFVDCFEDPGPHGSGRYSEHMLPEVEKKYFRKGAQWFTIKRKHALIIMADSLYHTKFRDYCRPGMDGRNCYSDEHYLPTFFHMIDPSGISNWSVTHVDWSEMKWNPKSYQSKDVTYELIRNLTSIVDSVHVTSDSKREIQIQPCMWNGRQRPCYLFARKFLPETLEKLLELFPKYTSI